ATGTACCTCATGGGTCCCTTGCAGATGTTTTTGATGGACGTGTATGGAAAGAATGGCAGTATGTGAATGGCAAAGCCTTTTTAGCAGTTTCTGGGAACTATGCTTTTATGCTCAATGTGGATTGGTTCCAACCATTTAAGCATTCTTTGTACAGTGTTGGTGCTCTCTACATGGTCCTGATGAACCTTCCAAGATCTGAAAGGTTCAAGCTGGAAAATGTAATGTTAGTAGGCATAATCCCTGGTCCTCATGAACCAAAGCTCACCATCAATTCTTATCTTCAACCCCTTGTTGCTGAGTTAAATCTGCTGTGGAAGGATGGAATCACAGTGAGGGCCCTTGGAGCTTTGACTAGTGAAGTTTATCATGCTGCTCTTCTCTGTGTTGGATGTGATGTACCAGCTGCCAGAAAAGTATGTGGTTTTACAGGACATGCATCTTGCAAAGGTTGCTCAAAGTGCACAAAATATTTCCCCGGCACAGTGACGACTAGAATTGATTTTTCAGGATTTGATTTACCGTCTCCTCCAAGGACCAATCATAAGCACAGGCAGGAAGCCCAAGAGATTTTGAATCAAACCAGTGCTGGAGATCGGGCATCACTGGAACAGCAGTTTGGAACACGATTCAGTGAACTAATGTCACTTCCTTACTTTGATTGTGTGCGATTTCATATTATAGACCCTATGCATAACCTGTTTACTGGCACAGCTAAGCATATAATGAAAAACATTTGGTTAGATGGTGAAAATCCCTTGATcaagaaaaatgatttaataaaCATCCAAGAAAAGTTGGATAAAATTAAAGCACCATCAGACGTTGGTAGAATGCCAAGGAAGATTTTGAACAGCTACGGGGGTTTTACTGCTGATCAATGGAAGACTTTTACCACACTTTTCTCAATTTATGCCTTAAGTGACATTTTGCCCAAACCACACTTAGAACTGTGGCGTCAGTTTGTGTTGGCATGttcttttatttgttctccAGTGATTTCTGAAACAAGAGCCTTGCTCGCTCACTCTTATTTGCTTAATTTCTGTAAAGGTTTTGAACAATTGTATGGCAACCACAGAGTGACTCCAAACATGCATCTGCACACACACCTTGTGGACTGTATCTTAGACTTTGGACCTGTGTATTCATTTTGGTTGTTCAGTTTTGAACGGTATAATGGCATTGTGGGAGACTATGGGACTAACCAGAGGTCAGTTGAAATACAGCTTATGCGAAAGTTTATTTCCAATCAATTTGTAAAAGACTTGCCATTGCCTAGCAAGTTTCATGAACATTTTAAACCTATTATGGAAAGATTTATTTCCAGACAAACAGGCAGCTTACAAGAATACTCTTTGagtaaagaaaacattgattcTAGAAACTTAATCATGACCAGTATGCTTTCTATTGGAAATGTCTGCAAAGATGTCACTTGGTCTGCCGAAGATTCCTCATATGTTTGTTGTGGGCCTCATCACAGAGATTGCTTGGGCAACGAGTTCCTCCCATATTTAAAGAAGTGCTACACAAGCATTTTTGATGATGTGGATGAAGAATCCATTACTGGCCATTTCAAGAGATTTGCATTGTGCACATTTTCTGGAGATAAATATGGTTCAAGCCTATCACGAGGAGACAGATCATCATATATTCTTGCAAGGTGGTGTGCTCTTGGAGGAAAAATTGACACCAGTGGAAGTGATCTTAGGCCTGGAATCATTCAGTTTTTCATGGAACAGACAATCAAAGTCAATGGACAGCCTGTTCCATGCATACTTGCTTTTGTGCGCTGGTTTCAATCACATCCTTCACGGTACTCCTTAGGTGCTCCAGTGGAGGTGTGGTGCAAGGATCTCTTTGAATTGGAAGGCGAGGCTACTTTCATTCCTGTTAAGAGAGTACATGGAAGGTTTGTGCCAGTATTTGGTGTCATTCAACGGGAGCATGTGTTAGTAGTTTGTCCTCTTCCACGCAAACTACACTGTTAACGTTTTTAATCTGTTAAATGTTGGACTCTGCAATGAGTTACAATATTacagaatttgaaattttttaaaaaaaaatttaaacagagTAATTGAAAAGTCTCCTTTGAACAAAGACTGTGTTTCTATTTTGTGGCTAAATTTCATTTGTGGAAAAGGACTCCACTTTTTGAACCAttataaataaactttttatgattaatgtatttttaactttagtttttaaaaacttttataGGCGTGTAAGAGCACTTATGACTCAGTGACAATCAAAAATTGGAGTCATAATCAGAGTCATACATCGTGTAAGACTCGATCTGGTGAAAAAACAATCCATTCAAAGGCATTGTGATGAGTTTAATTCTGCTTCTGCTTGCAATTGGGTTTTCACTAGTTGGTAAGTGATGGAGTCGTAAGTGGAATTAAAATGCTGTTTTCACACTTCTGATTACGACTCTGACTGTGACTCTGTTGTTAGTGAAAAACAGCTTTAAGGgtaacaataatattttgaaacagttGGTCATTTCAGGAAGGATAGTTTATAGTTGCCTGGCCTGTTTACATTCATTCATAAATAGTATGGTGGAAAAAGGCCACAATAGGGTCTTTACATAACTGTGATCACATGATCAACCTTTGGTAAACACGAAAACagttcttttttaaataattttgttagCACAAGCTGAAAAGCATATTAAAATTAGGTAGCCTGAGAATTTTCAGTCATATATTTCAAAAGTAGTGAGTGCAACGGCCACTCAAAGTTAGAAGTATTTGTAtgagaaaaacaacttttgccACTCAGTCACTCTTGCATGGTTTTTGATACAAATCCTTGTAAgttctaaaattttttaaactgtcGTTTAATCCTTTCCTTACACATTTAAGGGCTCAAATTGCCTGTTATGAATTAAAAGGATATTTGAGCCCTGTAATGCTTTTGGTATTATTTCAtgacagttttgaaaatttcgaaattACAAGGATTTGTATGTAAAACCATGTACATGTGGGATGATGTGGCTAAATTGTGGGTTTGGAACGATTTTCAGTTCTTGAAACCTAGCTTGCTTCTATCTTACTCAAATCCAATTAGGTGatcttggtaaaaaaaataccctGCTCATATTAATCTATTTTCAGTcaagaatgaaataaacccACATACATTTTAACTGAAAAAGGGTGGCATGTACTCCGTGCATTGTGGATGGGTGCCAGAACAATACTCCAATTGCCTCTGATAAAGGACTGGAACAGACGGAGGAGAAATGAACGATATCTGCTTTATACACAATTGGAGGATCTGCTTAGGGGTACCATTTTTCAGGCTTCAGGTATTTGAAAGGGCTGGAATTCAACtttttgaagtattttaaaaGGCCCAGGGTTTGGAAACTAgtcattttttgtttggttaaagGGCTAACAGGATCAaatgaatttattaaaattacatcAGGAGTCACCCTACCCTTCAACTATTTTCTTATAACTTGATTATTAATGCACAGGCTTGACATAAAACCTATGCATAATCTTTTTTCAGACCAGTTTTAGTGCACACATAATTTCTTCTATCATGTAAAAATCTGTGCAAAACTTAATATAAATTAAAGAACACATCCTGGCCCCTTGAAATGTGTAAGAGCTACTGTATTACAGAGTAAAATATGTCAAATGTTGGAATTGTTGGACAAATTAAGTCGTTGATGAACGATTACATTCCCTAAAAGGTATCAACCCCACCAAGCCAAAGTTTCACCCCTTATGGAGATTTCGCGTATCATAAATGACATAATTATCTAATTGAGCATCATTGCTGACCCAATTTTACGCGGGAAATGGCTCAGAGGCGGGAAATATGGACGGCAGTCATAAGCATCGTATAAATATTATGAAGACAAACCAGCCATTTTCTTGGAGAAAGAATACCCCTAAAGAAAGAGCAGCAATGCAGAACGACAGAAGAAAGCGAAAGAGAAAGGCTAGAGCGGCGAACAAAGaagataaaagaagaaaagctcTGTTAGCACTTGAAGATGAGCGAGCGATGACCGTAGCGAAGAATGAAAGATTGCTCCATCTTGCGAGGAAGTATTACGCTAAATGGCATGCTCTACATCTTCGTGAACGGGTAGGAACGCcatttgatgtaatttttcGTAGTCCGTTAAATATCATCTAATGTTTACAGTGAAGGGTTAAGACTTTTAACATCTGCCGCTTCTGCAAATATCTCACATCTATTTATTCATTACCAATTGAAGTAGCCaggggcccgtttctcgaaagcCCCGGTAACGTTTCGGGCCcgaaatcaaattttcaaatcgaAATATAAAGAATCAGAACGCGGGTTCTGGCTAGTAAACTACTCCATTCTGTTTcattaactgatatttttatcatgttAGATGCAAAACTATTGAAACCTCTACCTTGCATGTAAACAACAACAGCTTTACGGGCCCGTTAATTATTGGGaatttcgagaaacgggccccaGCAGGTTTAAATACAGTAACCGACTGTAACAACAAGGTTCCGCTAGTCCCCTCCTTTTGGAAAAGTCTGTGGTATGCTTCCccagaaaactttgaaatttcaaagCCCTAGGACACGATTTACCGCGTTCTTGTTTATACTAGATCAGGAGCGGATCTAGAGGGGAGGGTGAAATGGGTGCGTCAGCAAAATTaagcaattaaaaaatgtaagGGCTactgagaaccaatcagatttcataATTGGCAagaatggtattaatttttttcagactaGCAAAATGGATAAATCAAACACTATGGAGAATGAGAAACAGGCACATAAAGATGCCCCAGTTTCTGCAGATCAACCGGTGTCACATGTAAAGAGAAGTCATCTCAGTCATGTGAAAGATCCAAGTGGTTCTACTGACCAACCTCTGTTAC
The sequence above is a segment of the Pocillopora verrucosa isolate sample1 chromosome 5, ASM3666991v2, whole genome shotgun sequence genome. Coding sequences within it:
- the LOC131782383 gene encoding uncharacterized protein → MKCELWRERDVPHGSLADVFDGRVWKEWQYVNGKAFLAVSGNYAFMLNVDWFQPFKHSLYSVGALYMVLMNLPRSERFKLENVMLVGIIPGPHEPKLTINSYLQPLVAELNLLWKDGITVRALGALTSEVYHAALLCVGCDVPAARKVCGFTGHASCKGCSKCTKYFPGTVTTRIDFSGFDLPSPPRTNHKHRQEAQEILNQTSAGDRASLEQQFGTRFSELMSLPYFDCVRFHIIDPMHNLFTGTAKHIMKNIWLDGENPLIKKNDLINIQEKLDKIKAPSDVGRMPRKILNSYGGFTADQWKTFTTLFSIYALSDILPKPHLELWRQFVLACSFICSPVISETRALLAHSYLLNFCKGFEQLYGNHRVTPNMHLHTHLVDCILDFGPVYSFWLFSFERYNGIVGDYGTNQRSVEIQLMRKFISNQFVKDLPLPSKFHEHFKPIMERFISRQTGSLQEYSLSKENIDSRNLIMTSMLSIGNVCKDVTWSAEDSSYVCCGPHHRDCLGNEFLPYLKKCYTSIFDDVDEESITGHFKRFALCTFSGDKYGSSLSRGDRSSYILARWCALGGKIDTSGSDLRPGIIQFFMEQTIKVNGQPVPCILAFVRWFQSHPSRYSLGAPVEVWCKDLFELEGEATFIPVKRVHGRFVPVFGVIQREHVLVVCPLPRKLHC